A stretch of Microbacterium sp. LWH3-1.2 DNA encodes these proteins:
- a CDS encoding DUF2510 domain-containing protein, with product MVTQPAPGWYDDGSGKQRWWDGTHWTDQYIDLRERDTELRTDAGPAASGPAQAGWYDDQRGRTRWWDGRRWTSHVRYSGEEQGFAGVVIDGRWIHFGDLSQPVSEVAASADSGDALLRRPEFTRAAVERRMFGPAGSITPRSINRAIDRAAPHLVIAGSQVWVAPFLPAHDAEARRFIAWVNSSADHYRYR from the coding sequence ATGGTGACGCAGCCCGCACCCGGGTGGTACGACGACGGCTCGGGCAAACAGCGCTGGTGGGACGGCACGCACTGGACCGACCAGTACATCGATCTGCGCGAGCGCGACACCGAGTTGCGGACGGATGCCGGCCCCGCCGCATCCGGGCCGGCACAGGCGGGATGGTACGACGACCAGCGCGGTCGCACCCGCTGGTGGGACGGCCGGCGCTGGACCAGCCACGTGCGGTACAGCGGCGAGGAGCAGGGCTTCGCGGGCGTCGTGATCGACGGGCGGTGGATCCACTTCGGCGACCTGAGCCAGCCGGTGAGCGAGGTGGCGGCATCAGCGGACTCGGGCGACGCGCTGCTGCGGCGCCCGGAGTTCACGAGGGCCGCCGTGGAGCGGCGGATGTTCGGACCCGCCGGTTCCATCACCCCGCGCAGCATCAACCGGGCGATCGACCGGGCCGCACCGCACCTCGTCATCGCGGGGTCGCAGGTGTGGGTGGCGCCGTTCTTGCCCGCGCACGACGCGGAGGCCCGCCGCTTCATCGCGTGGGTCAACAGCAGCGCGGACCACTACCGCTACCGCTGA
- a CDS encoding NUDIX hydrolase, translating into MPHPTTPPTGDVRRGEVLGARAQLAAMAETSATGTGPLLDLPSPADPRPAAVLMLFGVLDTLPSDHDAQSTAVSRDLDVLLLARATTLRAHPGQVAFPGGRIDPGDDGPVAAALREAREETGLDPAGVEVLGELVRIPLAFSQHVVTPVLAWWRHPSPVRVVDEAESADVFRAPVADLLNPANRGITVIRRGAQEWRGPGFLVRHATGEHLVWGFTGMVLDALFDRLGWSEPWDEERELPLALPD; encoded by the coding sequence ATGCCGCACCCCACGACTCCGCCGACGGGCGATGTGCGTCGCGGGGAGGTGCTCGGTGCGCGCGCTCAACTCGCCGCGATGGCCGAGACCTCCGCGACGGGGACGGGCCCGCTGCTGGATCTGCCGTCGCCCGCCGATCCGCGTCCGGCCGCGGTGCTCATGCTCTTCGGGGTGCTCGACACGCTCCCCAGCGACCACGACGCGCAGTCCACGGCGGTGTCACGCGATCTCGACGTGCTGCTCCTCGCCCGTGCGACGACGCTGCGTGCGCATCCGGGTCAGGTCGCGTTCCCCGGCGGCCGGATCGATCCAGGCGATGACGGTCCCGTGGCGGCGGCACTGCGCGAGGCCCGCGAAGAGACCGGCCTCGATCCCGCCGGCGTCGAGGTGCTGGGCGAACTCGTCCGCATCCCGCTCGCGTTCTCGCAGCACGTGGTGACTCCCGTGCTCGCGTGGTGGCGGCATCCGTCACCCGTCCGCGTCGTCGACGAGGCGGAGTCGGCCGATGTGTTCCGAGCGCCTGTGGCCGACCTGCTGAACCCGGCGAACCGCGGGATCACCGTGATCCGTCGCGGCGCACAGGAGTGGCGCGGCCCCGGATTCCTCGTGCGGCATGCGACCGGCGAGCACCTGGTGTGGGGGTTCACCGGCATGGTGCTGGATGCGCTGTTCGACCGCCTCGGCTGGAGCGAGCCGTGGGACGAGGAGCGCGAGCTCCCGCTCGCGTTGCCGGACTGA